The Lycium barbarum isolate Lr01 chromosome 4, ASM1917538v2, whole genome shotgun sequence nucleotide sequence agaaaaagaaagaaggatcgtttatatatagaaaataaaattcGGACCCGACCCGAAATATACGgtctactatacggaccgtataatgcacTGTATGTTTCCTCCAGAACCTCACCCCTCACTGGAAGGGTTCTATGGTTAAGTATacggccgtataaattatacggtccatatatatgaccgtacaatccacaacTTTTTCGgatttgtcctcgtcgtttcgtttgacctccaattctCGTGacaccttcttggcacttgtttaacgcTTCATTAACGGTCTAAAGAaccttataactcatcctcaaaatCTTGCTAGATACTCGTTGGCTCGATAACTATGAAATCTTCCCCAAACGCGACTTATACTTTGCtccctttgacgaacttagtttcaccaagtcatataacttaaaaatcttatcGTATATACTTTAAGGTTGCCGAATACCCTTTTATAGTCGTGAGAGCTTCATGTTCGTCTTAAGCTTCCGCTAGTCTATCTTCAACTCAACGACAtagaatttccaaggtgtaacactaatTTACCCCTCTGCTTTAatatattatttacatatatCTTTTGTTTATACTATGTGGCTAAAATTATCCCTTACTGTGAAAGTTTTCAAATTTAGCCTCAGATTCCTCTGATTCTCTCTTTCAATTACCCAATTTCACTTGATTACCAATAAATCCGTGACTCGTAACCTGTTGCCCACATAATCTATTCCTAATCCTTTGTATTTACTTTATTTCTTCACCATAAATTTttggacaataaataaaaagTAGAATAAGATTAATAATTATATAATGAAATAAGTAAGACTCGCTCATGGTGGTATTGATGGTGAAAATGAGGAGGAGGCGTGTCAGTGGTGAAAAAAGAAGTGGAGGGAATGGGGTAAAATGGGTTGAGCCGATGACGTGACATGTCACGTCGTGTTCACCTTATTAAATATTACTGCCACATGAGATTAGGCGTCCTCCTTCGATAGCCCTAACAGAGGAAGAATATATTTAAACCACTTAGATAACGGTGGTGCACTTTATACTATGATAACATAATGAAAGGTAAAATTGATCCTTTTCAGACGAACAATTTTGACCTTTTTCCCTTGCATCATTGTGACCTAGATCTACAAATCCCTCAAAATTACTAAATATTCAATCTTCATCCTCATGCAAACTCAACACTCAAAGAAAAAAGAGAGCAGACAAGCCCATGAAAACCTTAAAGGATAGAACGCGATTTTAATATGAAAAAGGGCTGTTAATTATGGCTAATTGCAATTTGAATAGAATATGGATAGCGCATTACAAGTCACGTGTTAAAGCGTTGATTGTCTAAAGGCACAATTAAGCAATACTCTATTGCCTTATTGTAATGATCCACTTTTATTTTCAATTCCTATTTTGTTTGATATTGGAGTGGATTAGTCTGTTTCTTTTGTTTCTCTCCTTCTTTTATAATGCTTCacattactttactttactactatatatataagggacaacCAAGGGATATTTGTAATCTTCACAaaaatttttaatttaatatcaagcttttcaattaattacttttaggtcccaaatttattttttaaggtcaaatttactttttatttttattgtctcttttcattactttactactatataagggagaatacctatttttgtagtcctcacgtgatttttttttaaactctttTTACTCCTAATTGAAATTTTATTGGCGTTGTGAACCTTCAcacattttggtaaattttaaGAACTTTAAGGACTTTTTCATGCCACTAAAAATGATGATGTTATGGAAAAAGTTATAGAGGCCCGACAAAGCAAACTCATACATATTTGAATCTTTTATGTGGAATTATTATTAAACTTGTTGCaaattatgttttttcttaagaatttattatagacaCATAAAAATTATCATGTCATTCAATTCTATCTTAATATAGGAttaattattgaattaaaatattatactTATAATACTATTTATTGTTTATTGATGTCATTTACCATTTatcatttgctattttaattttttattcgtccatttagtaatttctttttatttttctcctaCAATCTTATGTCGTACATGCTGGCGAACATAAGTAACTATAAAGATTTCACTTAAGTTTAAATTAAgttttaaattaagaaaataaatataaataacttaTATTCATTGGTAAATACTTCAGAAATGTAAATTACAGGCCTTCCGACTCAATCGAAAAAATGAATTCGAAGTACGGTAGTTCATTAATCAAATTTTATGTGCGCACACTATtaacataatttttttaatatattaaaagagtaactataaaaaattatttttatatattgcaaaaatcatatatttttatttttttaaaatatgaaaatGTTTTGCAAAATATCGTataatcaatattttatatagtttAGGATGAAAATTTACGTTTAACATGAAAAAGTTATTACAATGTAGATTTCATAAattaagaaaaggtaaaaaatgctattttttaacaTGCATGTTTTGGAAGgttaacaaaaaaaattaaagtcaGAACAATTAATTCAATTgacttttcagattttttttgtgATTTAATTTGAAAGAATATTTACAAAAAATTCTTGTAATATCAAGgctttaattatttatatttatttgtaagttaactttatttatttcatcatgcaaatattttttacattaattgaatattttaatttctttggtaaaaaaataagttagccaatATGCATTCTATTCaaagaaacaaatgaaattaatttaGCATATGAAAACTTAATTTGGATCATCGGATACTTTAATCTCAAAAAATTTAAGTAATATGAAAATTAGAAGAGCTTTCAAAtgtttgacttttttttaaaaCCTAATATATAAACTAAGAAAAATACTTTCCTTTAGTTTTCAGGTACGTTTTTGTACTTAAATATTTTATAAGTCTTTTGAAGTATCATATTGATGTTACAAATACAAAGAAGCAAGAGCAGAAAAACTTCAAAAGATATACAAATTAAAATTTTAACACCAGTTTGGGCCCGAGCTTAGGACGGGCCAAATGATACTAGTAGCAAAAGATAAATGCCCAGTGCTTCTCATGTTCTATATAGTACCCTTCGTCTCAATTAAATGTATTAATTTGGCCGggcataaaatttaagaaataaaaagaagtTTTTTAATtatgtggtcttaaattaaagatgtgtctAATATATTAAAatgtcttttgaatcttgtgatttttAACTTATCATATAAGATGTTTGAATTGTTAACTTgctaaatttataaaaaaaaaaaaaactttttttcgGACATACCAAAAAGAAAATAAGACACTTATATTGTGATAGAGGGAGTAACATGAttgtatttgggaaaataatttttaaaatttatagtaATAAGTATGTTGATtttaatatactccctccgttctttcttttagtcagtccaaaaaagaaagataaatttttatatttagtaataatttaactttaaaaatctcattttacccttaataaaatgatttttaGCTACAatttttcacaattttttttaatttattttagatcacaagattcaaaatttttattttatttcttaaatttcgtgttcaATCAACACTATCTTGTAATTGGGACCGAAGGAATAGTATTTCTCATGTTTAAAATATTAGAAATATGTGTCACAATTAATTCAGACAAAAAATGAAGTGTGATTTGACCTGCGTACGTGTTAACTTTTACGTAAATATGGACAGAGGAGTACTAGATATTTTGTTTTTTAACTATAGGATATCATAACTCCCACATTGTAGAATCTCAGCCACTTGATGAACAACCAGTCAAAAAGCAAAAACGAGACTAttctttttgggcattaaataaAACTAAAAACACAAATGTGTGGGAAACAGAAACAAAAGTGACAACCAGGCGGTGAACAGCTAAAGCCATCACTTTGTGCGTGGTTGCTACTCTATCCTATCCCATAAATAGTTAGTCACGTTTTACTTTTCAAAGTTAATTTGatcaatttttaaaattaaattaaattaaattaacttaatattttaaaattacacGAAAAACACTATTATAAATTACAATTCTTCTTTATTACTCGTGCTGTCTTAAgttatatgatatttttattttttaagagtcaatttgattaaactttaaaactaaattagattagattaattcattattttaaaatcaaaattCATATATTTAAATACGACATAAAAATACAAtaaatttcaatttttctcatatcaatttgataaaaaaaatacattttataaatattatttatttactCTCGAAACAAATAATTTAGGACGGCTAGAGAACGCTAGGACCTTTCCGACCATTCTTTAAATAGCACATGAGCATTATCCAGCCTGGACCAAAACATTCTTCAATGGCTACTCTTCTTTCTTTAACCCAATATTCCTTGTTCCTTTACTCAGCACTTCCTTATTCTTCTCTCCTTCATCTGCTCAAACGAAATGCAACATTAAATCTATATTCCAACTAGGCGACTCCCTTGCCGACAACGGGAATGTCATCCGGACACCTGGCGCCTCCATCATCTTCAAAGCCGATCGCTCTCCTTACGGAGAGACGTTCTTCAAAAAATCTACTGGTCGTTTCTCGAACGGCCGTGTAATTACTGACTTTATTTCCCAGTCATTCAAACTCCCTTTACTCAATGCTTACTTAGACAAAGGTGCAACGTTCACCCAAGGGGTGAACTTTGCCGTAGCTGGTGCTACAGCACTTGACAATTCCTTTTGGGCAGCACGAAACATTCGGCTGCCCAACTGGAACACGCCTTTGCCGAACCAACTAAGTTCGTTCAAAACACATCTTCAGTCTACAAGAGGGAATCTCAAAGACTCTCTTGTAATAATGGGAGAATGGGGTGGAAATGATTACTACAATGGTTTCTTTCAGAATAAACAGATCCCAGAAGTTAGGACCTATGTTCCTTTTGTAATTGCAGGGATTATGAGAGGCATCAAAGATGTGATTTCGCAAGGAGCAACACGCGTGTTGGTTCCAGGTAATTAGAGGCGGGTCAAACATTTAAACTTTATGAACTCAATCTTTTAAGATTCTTACTATTGAACTCAAACTTAATATtgtaattttaataaatttttacatttaaatttatgTTTTCACATCGAATTATTGGTTCAATTGAACTCCTACCTAATATGTTGCATTTGGCGCCCCTGCAGGTATTTATCCTCGGGGATGCCTCCCGCTGTACCTCACATCATTCCCTGATAACAATACAAGTGCTTATGACAATTTGGGCTGCTTGAGAAACTACAACGACTTCGCTTCGTATCACAATCGATACGTAAACAGGGCTATCGCGAATCTACAACGCTCATTCCCAAATGTCAGCATTGTTTACGGGGATTTCTATGACGCGATTTTGACACTTATACGTAGCCCTTCTTCGTATGGTTTTAACCAGAATACGTTGTTAAGTGCATGTTGTGGAACTGGAGGACGATATAATTTTAACTTTGGGACAGTATGTGGAGCTGCTGGAATTAAGGCTTGTTCGAATCCAGCACAATATGTTCATTGGGATGGAATTCATTTGACAGATGAAGCTCACCATCGTATTACTGATATTCTTGTTAAAGACATGCCGTCCAAATTCAATTGTGTTGTTTAATTAGGTTGAAAATTATATATCCAAGAAAGGATATAGTTGGATGTTTTTAAATATATAGTATGAGAAGTATCCTATCTTCTTCACTATGACGTGGAGAGTCTTAAGCTAAATAAGAGGATGGTTTGGTGGGCATTTGGTCTATATTTGGTTGTAATTTgatgagaaaaaagaaaaaaaaaacagagtgtTTGAAGTTGAAGATTTAATCAAGGTTGTAATTGTGTTTGTGCATGTATTTCATTTGGGAAATAATTGATATTTGGTGAATGAAAACCATTTATTTCACTTAAGATACTctttaaatttatttttcaaacttCGAATGTAATATTTTTAGTTGACATTGAAGTAACGGATCAAAACAAACAGTTATTAGTAAAATGAATTGAAATGTTATACATTCCAAAAATTATCTAATGGATGGAAATTTTCTGTTTTTCCGTAGCATTAATATTATTTTTGTATTCTTAGATTTTTATTATCACTTGTTGTTCTTTTAGTCTTAgttattttgttgttgtttttgcatGATTCTGCCTGCCTTTTGTAGGATTACGCGAGatttgttattgttgttgctgCCGGAAATTTTCAGTTTGTTGAGTGTTGCTAGAGGATTTGATTATGCGCTGCCTTTTGGGATGTCTGACGATTTCAAACGTCTAGAACTCGCCATTTCTTGCTAAGCTAATGAAGAAATTCCAAGTTCAATTGAGCCAAATGAGGCTACATTTAATTTCATTTCATACAGCTAGCTATCTTTAATGCCCACACAAAACAAGCTTTTCAGAAATTTGAACGATTTTCTGATCAAAAGTAGTTTCACGCCTATTTCAGGTAATTAAGGCCCAAATACTTTTTGAGCACaagtttatcttttttttttttttttgggcacggattgtccttcatttggggtggtctttaagttttctCCTTTGCCTAATATTTCGAGATTGTGGGTTCGAATTCAGCTaagtagaaataaaaaaaaaaattgcaacaaaTTCTGCCTGAATGGCAAAAGTTAAAGATCAccattttgagggacaaaaattaaagaccaccccagcgaaggccaatcctgcaaattgccccaaGTTTTTCAACATAAAGGGCTAAAGGTCCATACACTTATTGTTAAATAATTTAAAGATTTTTATATCTTTTGAGTTAAAAACAAATGAGTTCATTAGCAGATTAAGAAGTTGAGTTATAATATAATTCAAAGTCTTTAACAAATCGTATACATTTTGAAGAAATTCATTCCTTCATAATTAGTCCAATTATAGAATTAGTTCATTAATTGAATTGAAGATATAATTGAAATGCTAAAAAtgacttttaaaaataaaacaccTCTTAAagcttattttccaaataaaataCTTTCTTTCTCTAAATTAATTAGCCATGAATGAACTTCTTTCGAACTTTATACATATGACTACTTAAACACATTTTACAAACGAGTTATATAAATTTTCAGCCATATAATGTTAGATCCGCACTTAAATCgcattgagcggatccttaataccgaggtgcttaacaccttcctcggggatcaccaaaacccttacccgTTCTCTGGATTTTCTCTAAAGGTTTTCAAAAATTAACATTTAAATTGGTTTCCTAATTCCCATTCAataaattaggtgacgactctgtTTGTTCACGACAAAGAGCCAACATTATGAGAACCTTTTATGCGTGAGCATAAAAGCGGATCGTAACAGGGAGTAGCAAAAGCAgttttttcagaagctaaaaaaatagtttttgcccaaaagcactttgtTGAAAAAAAtgtttgagaaaaatacacttagaagcaacttttaaaagcttggccaaacactaattgctgctcaaaagtaatttttaaaattaattggccaaacagaaaatgtttttagccaaaagtacttttttaagaagcacttttaaaaaaaatactttttgaaataagttgattttagaagtttggtcaaacaggctataaataGGCGTTTGGATATGAACTTGAAATCCATCAATTAAGGTAGAGCTTGATTTGAAGTTCACTACTAGAAAAATACGAAATTGTGATAGAATATTTGTAACGGACAAGTTCATCACAATTTCGTAACGGATTTTTAACGATTTTGTGATAGAATTGTGTCAAACCTTCATTTCCGTCACAAATTTGTGACGATTTTATGACAAACTTCATCAATGTGGACAAATTTTGAACTTACAAATTTGTGACGAAAATGATGGTTTGACACAATTCTATCACAAATTTATGACGGAAAGAAGGATTCTATTACAATTCGGGATAAAACACAAGTACCTCCCTGAACTTTACCCGAAGTGTCAGAGACACTTTATCATTAcgggtgtcacaccccgaccttactagggtgtgatgggcacccgacccttacttagggccgagcgaaccctcagactcttgctgcacataaagttacgtcaaacttttaaatcaaataagataaaatacatagtaattttttttttttcagaaatgttctttctcgaagcttccaaacgaacaaatctatagtcatacaaaattcaatacataacacagaccgacatatcggctgacggagccgcttacagactgacatactatacccacgacgctgtctgcaaagtctttaacaccatacagaaaccataacacatataccatatcctgacttggcagtcctccaggagcaaatggagttcgccaccactgctgaaatatcttttctAGTGTCCTCatctcatctgggagtacctgcgcggcatgaaacgcagcccccaaagaaccgggggtcagtacggaatatgtactgagtatgtaagacatagaatacagaagcagaaccataatcgaaacaaacggtaccaagggtgagcatattatccagattgccgaattacttacttctcagacacagatcatgcagaccaataccgaccatacagaccgacacagaccgtaccgaccaatacagatcatacagaccgtacaaatcatacagagcgtaacaaaatcatacagagcatacaaaatgccgacatacttactttccagacaccgatcgcacataccgatatcagacatcagaaggagtgtggcacgtacagaacgcacagataatgtcatacgtcagacggagtgcAGAACGTActaaatgctcagatgatgtcatatatccgacggaatacagaacgtacagattactcagatgatgccatatatcggacgaaatacagaacgtacagaatactcagatcgtatgtcacatatgcgtataacagaacccggccctatgataagggacgcggtaaacagaatcatcatatgtcaaagtcatgtatcatatatgcatatatcagaacccgaccctccagtgagggcgcggtaacagagcccggccctctagtacgggacgcggtgaacagacagatcatatgccatcctggccaccaccccatatcatcatatcatcataccatataacagagcccggcccgcctatgagggacgcggtgaacaatgcaggggattgcgcacgataacagaacctggcccgggacgcagtgaatcatatcgtagcggacacacgaggacataacagaacctggcccgggacgcaatgaaagatacattgagtcatgcacgagcagagccgtgagaaaccacatgcatagaaatcaagactcaacagaccagtgtacttaccgatacctggaggctcggaacagatttcaggtcaatccggcgtagtatgagaaagttacgagcgtttgaagtacagaacgctttataagcgtttcagaagcctttttcggagaatcagagtcatagttataccaggcaccttcggatgtccttacgaatcagatcaaatagagattttggaaccatacccacgtataagaaaattatggacgtcttgatacagaaacctcttcgaacatttcagagcaatccgagatcgtacacggaagttagggacattaaatcttacagaagttctcgaaccagaataaacatatcagaatgctcttatcagtactgatttcggaattctcatatcaggatactcatatcggaatacttatatcagcatacttacatcagaatacttatataaaaatactcatatcgaaacacttatatcagaagactgatatcaaaatgcttatatcaagacacttatatcaaaatacttatattagaatacttatatcataatacatatatc carries:
- the LOC132636248 gene encoding GDSL esterase/lipase At5g03980-like, which translates into the protein IAHEHYPAWTKTFFNGYSSFFNPIFLVPLLSTSLFFSPSSAQTKCNIKSIFQLGDSLADNGNVIRTPGASIIFKADRSPYGETFFKKSTGRFSNGRVITDFISQSFKLPLLNAYLDKGATFTQGVNFAVAGATALDNSFWAARNIRLPNWNTPLPNQLSSFKTHLQSTRGNLKDSLVIMGEWGGNDYYNGFFQNKQIPEVRTYVPFVIAGIMRGIKDVISQGATRVLVPGIYPRGCLPLYLTSFPDNNTSAYDNLGCLRNYNDFASYHNRYVNRAIANLQRSFPNVSIVYGDFYDAILTLIRSPSSYGFNQNTLLSACCGTGGRYNFNFGTVCGAAGIKACSNPAQYVHWDGIHLTDEAHHRITDILVKDMPSKFNCVV